A part of Saimiri boliviensis isolate mSaiBol1 chromosome 13, mSaiBol1.pri, whole genome shotgun sequence genomic DNA contains:
- the NEIL2 gene encoding endonuclease 8-like 2 isoform X1: MPEGPLVRKFHHLVSPFVGQQVVKTGGSSRKLQPAGLQSLWLQDAQVHGKRLFLRFDPDEEMGPLGNSPPPEPPQKDTQKEGAADPRQAREPSGWKTPDGSSQSAGLVPQGEGDSQCLAGAIPAEGAGRWLRVCFGLFGSIWVNEFSRAKKANKRGDWRDPAPRLVLHFGGGGFLAFYNCQMSWSSSPAVTPTCDILSEKFHRGQALEALGQAQPVCYTLLDQKHFSGLGNIIKNEVLYRAGIHPLSLGSVLSASRREALVDGVVEFSAAWLQGKLQGHPQHTQVYQKERCPAGHQLLKEAFGPPGGFQRLTWWCPQCQPQLSEELEQRQVS, encoded by the exons ATGCCAGAAGGGCCGCTGGTGAGGAAATTTCACCATTTGGTCTCCCCCTTTGTGGGCCAGCAGGTGGTCAAGACAGGGGGCAGCAGCAGGAAGCTACAGCCCGCCGGCCTGCAGTCTCTGTGGCTCCAGGATGCCCAG GTCCATGGAAAGAGATTATTCCTTAGATTTGATCCAGATGAAGAAATGGGGCCACTTGGCAACAGCCCACCACCAGAGCCTCCACAAAAAGACACGCAGAAGGAAGGGGCTGCAGACCCAAGGCAGGCCCGGGAGCCCAGCGGGTGGAAGACCCCTGATGGATCATCACAGTCTGCAGGACTGGTCCCCCAGGGAGAGGGTGACTCACAGTGTTTGGCAGGAGCCATCCCTGCAGAAGGTGCTGGAAGGTGGCTGCGTgtctgttttggtttgtttggcaGCATTTGGGTGAACGAGTTCTCCAGAGCCAAGAAAGCCAACAAGAGGGGTGACTGGAGGGACCCTGCCCCCAG GTTGGTCCTGCACTTTGGTGGTGGTGGCTTCCTAGCATTTTATAATTGTCAGATGTCCTGGAGCTCTTCCCCAGCGGTCACACCCACCTGTGACATCCTGTCTGAGAAGTTCCATCGAGGACAAGCCTTGGAAGCTCTAGGCCAGGCTCAGCCTGTCTGCTATACGCTGTTGGACCAGAAACACTTCTCAGGGCTAG GGAACATCATTAAGAATGAAGTCCTGTACAGAGCCGGGATTCATCCCCTCTCTCTCGGCTCCGTCCTGAGCGCCTCGCGACGGGAGGCCCTGGTGGATGGCGTGGTGGAGTTCAGTGCAGCCTGGCTGCAGGGCAAGCTTCAGGGCCACCCGCAGCACACGCAGGTCTACCAGAAGGAACGGTGCCCTGCTGGCCACCAGCTGTTGAAGGAAGCGTTTGGGCCTCCAGGTGGGTTCCAGAGGCTCACCTGGTGGTGCCCACAGTGCCAGCCCCAGTTGTCGGAGGAGCTGGAGCAGCGCCAGGTCTCCTAA
- the NEIL2 gene encoding endonuclease 8-like 2 isoform X2, translated as MPEGPLVRKFHHLVSPFVGQQVVKTGGSSRKLQPAGLQSLWLQDAQVHGKRLFLRFDPDEEMGPLGNSPPPEPPQKDTQKEGAADPRQAREPSGWKTPDGSSQSAGLVPQGEGDSQCLAGAIPAEGAGRWLRVCFGLFGSIWVNEFSRAKKANKRGDWRDPAPRLVLHFGGGGFLAFYNCQMSWSSSPAVTPTCDILSEKFHRGQALEALGQAQPVCYTLLDQKHFSGLGNIIKNEVLYRAGIHPLSLGSVLSASRREALVDGVVEFSAAWLQGKLQGHPQHTQVYQKERCPAGHQLLKEAFGPPVKGLQLNNRAIHGDGLQAYWVS; from the exons ATGCCAGAAGGGCCGCTGGTGAGGAAATTTCACCATTTGGTCTCCCCCTTTGTGGGCCAGCAGGTGGTCAAGACAGGGGGCAGCAGCAGGAAGCTACAGCCCGCCGGCCTGCAGTCTCTGTGGCTCCAGGATGCCCAG GTCCATGGAAAGAGATTATTCCTTAGATTTGATCCAGATGAAGAAATGGGGCCACTTGGCAACAGCCCACCACCAGAGCCTCCACAAAAAGACACGCAGAAGGAAGGGGCTGCAGACCCAAGGCAGGCCCGGGAGCCCAGCGGGTGGAAGACCCCTGATGGATCATCACAGTCTGCAGGACTGGTCCCCCAGGGAGAGGGTGACTCACAGTGTTTGGCAGGAGCCATCCCTGCAGAAGGTGCTGGAAGGTGGCTGCGTgtctgttttggtttgtttggcaGCATTTGGGTGAACGAGTTCTCCAGAGCCAAGAAAGCCAACAAGAGGGGTGACTGGAGGGACCCTGCCCCCAG GTTGGTCCTGCACTTTGGTGGTGGTGGCTTCCTAGCATTTTATAATTGTCAGATGTCCTGGAGCTCTTCCCCAGCGGTCACACCCACCTGTGACATCCTGTCTGAGAAGTTCCATCGAGGACAAGCCTTGGAAGCTCTAGGCCAGGCTCAGCCTGTCTGCTATACGCTGTTGGACCAGAAACACTTCTCAGGGCTAG GGAACATCATTAAGAATGAAGTCCTGTACAGAGCCGGGATTCATCCCCTCTCTCTCGGCTCCGTCCTGAGCGCCTCGCGACGGGAGGCCCTGGTGGATGGCGTGGTGGAGTTCAGTGCAGCCTGGCTGCAGGGCAAGCTTCAGGGCCACCCGCAGCACACGCAGGTCTACCAGAAGGAACGGTGCCCTGCTGGCCACCAGCTGTTGAAGGAAGCGTTTGGGCCTCCAG TAAAAGGTCTTCAACTAAATAACAGAGCTATTCATGGAGATGGCCTCCAGGCTTACTGGGTTAGCTGA